Part of the Polyodon spathula isolate WHYD16114869_AA chromosome 18, ASM1765450v1, whole genome shotgun sequence genome, CCAGGCACAGTCGCTCTGAGAGAAATCCGCCGGTACCAGAAGTCCACAGAGCTGCTGATCCGCAAGCTGCCCTTCCAGCGTCTCGTGAGGGAGATTGCGCAGGACTTCAAGACTGACCTGAGGTTCCAGAGTGCTGCCATCGGAGCTCTTCAGGTAAAATGATGCCATGTTTTTCAGGGCTGTCCCTTTTGAGGCGTGTTTAAACTCCCAGATTCCACACTTGAGCCAGTTCAATCCACTCAGCTAGTTAGATGGCCAAAGGTGTCATATGACTTTAAATTCAACTCTCCACCACCCCAATGGAAACCACCTTTTTAATGTTTCTGCAGTCCTGAGGCATCACAAGTGGTGgctttttttggtgggggggggggggggtgcgccCCTCTGCTTGTCATGGATAGATCCAGAACTGTTGGCCCAATGCTGGTGATGCACTGCAGAGACTCCTGGCTAGTCCACATGCTGTATATTGTGCTGGTGCCATCTACCTACGCTATTGGCGTTTCCATGTTTTGATCTGCTCTCAAGAGTATGTTTTGTAATCCTGAGatgcctgtttattttttttaaatggcagtttTGTGGATACCTGTTAATGGTTCACTCTTGGAAAGGGATGttactaatgtgttttttttttttttcctattcttGCAGGAAGCCAGTGAAGCTTATCTGGTTGGTCTGTTTGAGGACACCAACCTGTGTGCCATCCATGCCAAGAGAGTGACCATCATGCCCAAGGACATCCAACTTGCTCGGAGAATCCGAGGGGAGCGTGCTTAAAAGGCCCCCccattcttttgtgtttttttttttttcttcaagtatCTGCAAGACTTTGGGCAaaaccaattaattttttttactctTATTGAACTGAATGCCCTTATGAGTAGGTTGaagtattttgtatgtttttgttagtaTTGATAGAAAAAAGTGGTTTTCAGTGCAAAAGTAGCAAGTGTTTTGTAAAACATTCCTTCAAACTCGCTCAGGTTTTTAAACGAATAGGTTTGTATCAAATTGTAATACATCTGGCTCATTCTGTGTTGGGTGGAATGTGTAGTTTGCATGCTATAAAGGGGATAACTTATTAGACttgtcattattttcttttttgcattgtgGTGACATAATTGGGTTGTAAATAAACTTTCCACTACCTCACTTGTGTGAATTTAAACCTTTTCAAATAAATCTACTTTCCATCTTGTGTTCTAGCTGCTGAAGTTCCGTTTACTTTAATGGTGGGACAGTAGCTAGGAGATTCCTATTGCATGTTAAACTGTTCTGACTAAAGTTGAGTTGGTGCTGTGACATTACTGTGAATAGCAGAAAGGCTTTGATTTAAAGTATGGAGTAGACTCCTTCAGTTTTAGGTACTCTGTTTGCCTCTGAGTGGACTCTCGACTCAATGCTGTGCTTTCAGTTACTGATGGCATATTTAGGTTGTGCAGCTAGGCTATTGTTCCCTATTCAACTTAGAAGCCAAAACAACTGCCCATAATATTTCATTAAAGTGTACAAATTTAGGCAGGTCAGTCTTTca contains:
- the LOC121330950 gene encoding histone H3.3A, whose product is MARTKQTARKSTGGKAPRKQLATKAARKSAPSTGGVKKPHRYRPGTVALREIRRYQKSTELLIRKLPFQRLVREIAQDFKTDLRFQSAAIGALQEASEAYLVGLFEDTNLCAIHAKRVTIMPKDIQLARRIRGERA